One Candidatus Cybelea sp. genomic region harbors:
- a CDS encoding AAA family ATPase: MYRQRSFDPAYCVGREAELSAVRSLVADAALGNGCALVWIGASGIGKSRLLSECERLKLPATTLRVRCGAPATYSPDICAQIVTALRLPRRSTKARAAPAVLSALTVRAKRRPVAIFVDNLHLAGGAERSFVEALAARARHQRLVIVACTRRDTALPAQLIRELPPLDDAAMELLIRGLSEKRSLDNEGLRAILATAQGNPRLAIELAQSDTADDGTVTLVPPSAHDLLREFREALSQDDYDIVAACSVVGAEFDGEWISEVTGRSRAEVADALQRASEAGLLGKPAGSPKWLAFRQIAVRNAIYASIIAIKRQIIHERIVERLVRERGGSAKIDALLGLHAEVIAKHELAAEAFSRAADGFRDAGAFAAAAELHLRAAANVPLGDERWLALMRQAMRCYRSSSDWKRVNSLAESVLAHAAADANVAAAALEDLFYAHLNDGNREAAEGVAERIAGLGLPASGTRGQIARLILAYAFCYSGMTAKAQRLVEMVEAQGIDDPELRLRYLIATVEIEALVAPLERTLKVVDEAVEIARGLGVRGTVFAAGTGAEIACRYGDLARAREYVERAERIAEQRPGSANDLLRGVVKERTRIAMLAGDLPAARELVRANIGWRATGRLNESFDAGIAVSLGMRIGDLALVDAFFDPRLLYDSVAAQEAEACGLLLPGFAEVMLLRGMAKELRGALERCVGDALIDPYTSIQLAATRHAPLECSAAAVEQVERYFANAIAPSAAAHVALARATLLRRSGRHIAAAELAGAAAVRFRALGWALYEAAALELAGNLRSASRLYRECGAVSDVARLATGEKRKLRYAAFGARLSPREREVARLVAAKRSNRDIALALDISVRTVDHHVEAAFSKLGIRNRWQLDADMLEPRPNRRPA; encoded by the coding sequence GTGTACCGCCAGCGCAGCTTTGACCCGGCGTACTGTGTCGGGCGGGAAGCCGAACTCTCCGCAGTGCGCAGCCTCGTAGCGGACGCCGCGCTTGGAAATGGCTGCGCGCTGGTATGGATCGGTGCAAGCGGCATCGGGAAAAGTCGGCTTCTTTCGGAATGCGAGCGCCTCAAGCTGCCGGCCACCACCCTGCGGGTGCGCTGCGGCGCCCCGGCGACCTACTCGCCCGACATCTGCGCCCAGATCGTCACGGCGCTTCGGCTTCCGCGGCGTAGTACGAAGGCCCGCGCCGCGCCAGCGGTACTCTCGGCGCTGACCGTACGGGCCAAGCGCCGCCCCGTGGCGATTTTTGTGGACAACCTGCATCTAGCCGGTGGTGCGGAGCGCTCGTTCGTCGAAGCGCTCGCGGCACGCGCGCGGCACCAGCGGCTCGTCATCGTCGCCTGCACGCGCCGCGATACGGCGCTACCGGCGCAGTTGATTCGCGAACTTCCTCCGCTCGACGACGCCGCGATGGAGCTCTTGATTCGCGGTCTCTCCGAAAAGCGCTCGCTGGACAATGAAGGCTTGCGAGCGATTCTCGCAACGGCGCAAGGCAATCCACGCCTAGCGATCGAGCTGGCGCAAAGCGACACCGCCGACGACGGCACGGTGACGCTCGTGCCGCCGAGCGCTCACGATCTCCTCAGGGAGTTTCGCGAAGCGCTGTCGCAAGACGACTACGACATCGTCGCGGCATGCAGCGTCGTCGGCGCGGAGTTCGACGGTGAGTGGATCTCGGAGGTGACCGGGCGGTCGCGTGCCGAAGTCGCCGACGCCCTGCAACGCGCGAGCGAAGCCGGCCTTCTCGGAAAGCCGGCGGGCTCGCCGAAATGGCTCGCGTTCCGCCAGATCGCCGTGCGCAACGCTATCTACGCGTCGATCATTGCAATCAAGCGCCAGATCATCCATGAGCGCATCGTCGAACGGCTCGTGAGAGAGCGCGGCGGAAGCGCAAAGATTGACGCATTGCTCGGCCTTCACGCCGAAGTCATCGCGAAGCACGAACTTGCCGCCGAGGCTTTTTCGCGAGCCGCGGATGGCTTCCGCGATGCCGGCGCCTTTGCCGCCGCGGCCGAATTGCACCTCCGCGCCGCCGCCAACGTGCCGCTTGGCGACGAGCGCTGGCTCGCGCTCATGCGTCAGGCAATGCGGTGCTATCGCAGCAGCAGCGATTGGAAGCGCGTGAACTCGCTCGCCGAGTCGGTGCTCGCGCATGCTGCAGCGGACGCAAACGTTGCCGCAGCGGCGCTCGAGGATCTGTTTTACGCACACCTCAACGACGGCAATCGCGAGGCCGCCGAAGGCGTCGCCGAACGGATTGCGGGCCTGGGCCTGCCCGCTAGCGGGACGCGTGGCCAAATCGCTCGGCTGATCCTCGCCTATGCGTTCTGCTATTCGGGGATGACCGCGAAGGCGCAGCGTCTCGTGGAGATGGTGGAAGCCCAGGGAATCGACGACCCCGAACTGCGGCTGCGCTATTTGATCGCAACGGTCGAAATCGAGGCGCTGGTTGCGCCGCTCGAGCGCACCCTGAAAGTTGTCGACGAAGCGGTCGAGATCGCGCGCGGCCTCGGTGTCCGCGGAACGGTCTTCGCGGCGGGAACGGGCGCCGAAATCGCTTGCCGTTACGGCGATTTGGCTCGGGCTCGCGAATACGTCGAACGCGCCGAGAGGATCGCGGAGCAGCGGCCCGGCTCGGCCAATGATCTGCTGCGCGGTGTCGTTAAAGAGCGCACGCGGATCGCCATGCTCGCCGGCGATCTGCCGGCGGCGCGCGAGCTCGTGCGGGCGAATATCGGCTGGCGCGCGACGGGGCGTCTCAACGAGTCGTTCGACGCGGGCATTGCCGTAAGCCTGGGAATGCGCATTGGCGATCTCGCCCTGGTGGACGCGTTTTTCGATCCACGGTTGCTGTACGACTCCGTCGCAGCCCAGGAAGCCGAAGCGTGCGGCTTGCTCCTACCCGGGTTCGCCGAGGTGATGCTGCTGCGCGGTATGGCAAAGGAACTCCGCGGGGCGCTTGAACGCTGCGTCGGTGACGCGCTGATCGATCCATACACGTCGATTCAACTCGCCGCGACGCGCCACGCGCCGCTGGAATGCAGCGCGGCTGCGGTCGAGCAGGTGGAGCGATACTTCGCGAACGCTATTGCGCCGTCAGCCGCGGCACACGTCGCGCTCGCGCGCGCCACGCTGTTGCGGCGCAGCGGTCGTCACATTGCCGCGGCAGAGCTGGCGGGTGCCGCTGCCGTGCGATTTCGGGCGCTGGGGTGGGCGCTTTACGAGGCGGCCGCGCTCGAGCTTGCCGGAAACCTGCGCTCGGCTTCCCGTCTCTACCGCGAGTGCGGCGCCGTCTCCGACGTCGCCCGTCTGGCCACCGGCGAGAAGCGCAAGCTGAGATACGCGGCGTTCGGGGCGCGTCTCTCGCCGCGCGAACGCGAGGTCGCGCGACTCGTCGCCGCAAAGCGTTCAAATCGGGATATCGCGCTGGCCCTGGACATCAGCGTGCGTACCGTCGATCATCACGTCGAGGCGGCGTTTAGCAAACTTGGCATCCGTAATCGCTGGCAGCTCGATGCGGATATGCTCGAACCGCGCCCGAATCGTAGACCGGCATAA
- a CDS encoding tetratricopeptide repeat protein has translation MALTAPIPTGTVTLLFTDIEGSTRRWEEWADAMPQALRRHDELLRAAIGRHGGHVFKTIGDAFCAAFWRASDGVAAAIDAQRALAAEDWNAIGGLHVRMALHSGATDEREGDYFGPVVNRVARLLATAHGGQVVFSGAAALLLRGLMPDGAELLDLGEHRLADLAEAEQVWQLVAPGLAQTFPTLRSLKSMPNNLPRQLTPLIGRDEVLADVKRLLDDHALVTLVGTGGIGKTRVALQAGGDVLDGTPDGVWFVDLASIGNTSEVVSTITAALGLREQPQVPLLETLLRYLKHKHVLLILDNCEHMIEEVARIADTILRGSPEVRLLATSREALRIGGEYVYRMPSLTFPLHSGTLAAEEAMSYGAVALFAQRAAASDAKFELTDDSAPIVAEICRRLDGIALAIELAAARVKVLAARHLAQKLDERFRVLTGGSRAALPRQQTMRALIDWSYDLLSAREQRLFRSLAIFVGGFTLEMTATVCADDEAAKDAVESWEVLDLLASLVDKSLVHADQTEGGVRYRLLESIRQYGRERLAEAEEDALVAQAHAVAFLALGEELHDVFETTPERIWLARAEPELENFRAALTWTFGTHGDVLLGQRLTAALRPVWTRFAAAEGQRRIQGARDQSPEMPPSTEAALDLAEAAIATALSQPKKARERAERALALYSELGDRMRVAQARHLLGRAFVDLGEAEEGGAVLTEALSEARATGLRSVIGDVLQSLAVARGHAGDMAGARPLFAEALAMFRSVGAERVCSHVAGNLAEAEFHEGNAGEALQLENEALTIYRSFNHKLGAAISLCNIAAYLIALGRYEDARASARDGLAAARDAQWEAGVTWGLQHLAAIAALRPADDDGDARGDRHRAARLVGYVDARLDAMEALRQYTEQQEQDKVLFALRASVGESRLSKLMAEGATWTEDQAFGEALAI, from the coding sequence ATGGCGCTGACCGCTCCAATTCCGACCGGGACCGTAACGCTGCTCTTCACCGACATCGAGGGAAGCACGCGGCGTTGGGAAGAGTGGGCCGACGCGATGCCGCAGGCGTTGCGCCGCCACGACGAACTGCTGCGCGCCGCGATCGGAAGGCACGGCGGTCACGTGTTCAAAACGATTGGCGACGCCTTCTGCGCCGCGTTCTGGCGTGCGTCAGACGGCGTAGCGGCCGCAATAGATGCGCAGCGCGCACTCGCCGCCGAGGATTGGAACGCAATCGGCGGCCTGCACGTTCGCATGGCGCTGCATAGCGGTGCGACCGACGAGCGCGAGGGCGACTACTTCGGCCCCGTCGTGAACCGCGTGGCGCGGCTGTTGGCGACGGCGCATGGCGGCCAAGTCGTATTCTCCGGTGCAGCGGCCCTGCTGTTGCGGGGTCTGATGCCCGACGGAGCGGAGCTGCTCGATCTGGGTGAGCACAGGCTTGCGGACCTCGCCGAGGCGGAACAGGTTTGGCAGCTCGTCGCTCCGGGCTTAGCCCAAACGTTCCCAACCCTGCGTTCGCTCAAATCGATGCCGAACAACCTGCCGCGTCAGCTTACGCCGCTGATCGGCCGCGACGAGGTGCTGGCCGATGTGAAGCGGCTCCTAGACGATCATGCGTTGGTGACGCTCGTCGGCACCGGCGGCATCGGCAAGACGCGCGTCGCCCTGCAAGCCGGCGGGGATGTGCTCGATGGTACGCCCGACGGCGTATGGTTCGTGGATCTGGCGTCGATCGGTAATACGAGCGAGGTTGTGAGTACGATTACGGCGGCGCTAGGTTTGCGCGAACAGCCGCAGGTTCCCCTCCTCGAGACGCTGCTGCGCTATCTCAAGCACAAGCATGTGTTGCTGATACTCGACAACTGCGAGCATATGATCGAGGAAGTCGCAAGGATTGCCGACACGATCTTGCGAGGCTCTCCGGAGGTCCGGTTGCTGGCGACCAGCCGTGAGGCATTGCGCATCGGCGGCGAGTATGTCTATCGCATGCCGTCGCTAACGTTTCCACTTCACAGCGGCACGCTCGCGGCGGAAGAGGCGATGAGTTATGGCGCCGTCGCGCTTTTTGCGCAGCGCGCCGCGGCCTCGGATGCGAAGTTCGAGCTGACCGACGATAGCGCGCCGATCGTCGCGGAGATCTGCAGGCGGCTCGACGGCATCGCTCTGGCGATCGAACTGGCGGCTGCGCGGGTAAAAGTGTTGGCGGCGCGACACCTGGCGCAGAAGCTCGACGAGCGCTTTCGCGTGCTGACCGGCGGCAGCCGCGCGGCGCTCCCGCGTCAGCAGACGATGCGCGCGCTGATCGACTGGAGCTACGACCTGCTTTCGGCGAGGGAGCAGAGGTTATTCCGGTCGCTGGCGATCTTCGTGGGAGGGTTCACGCTCGAGATGACTGCCACCGTTTGCGCGGATGACGAAGCCGCGAAGGATGCGGTTGAGTCGTGGGAGGTCCTTGACCTGCTCGCATCGCTCGTCGACAAGTCGTTGGTGCATGCGGACCAAACGGAGGGCGGGGTGCGCTATCGGCTCCTGGAGTCGATCCGGCAGTATGGGCGCGAACGCCTTGCCGAGGCGGAAGAGGACGCTTTGGTTGCGCAAGCGCACGCTGTTGCTTTTCTTGCGTTGGGTGAAGAACTCCACGACGTCTTCGAAACGACCCCCGAACGTATCTGGCTGGCCCGAGCCGAGCCGGAGCTGGAGAACTTCCGCGCGGCGCTCACGTGGACGTTCGGAACGCACGGCGACGTGCTGCTTGGGCAACGCCTGACGGCCGCGCTACGACCGGTGTGGACGCGCTTTGCTGCCGCGGAAGGACAACGGCGGATCCAGGGGGCGCGCGATCAGTCGCCCGAGATGCCGCCCTCGACAGAGGCCGCACTCGACCTTGCGGAGGCGGCAATCGCTACCGCACTCTCTCAACCGAAGAAGGCCCGAGAGCGGGCGGAACGTGCGCTCGCGCTCTACAGCGAGCTTGGCGATCGCATGCGCGTTGCGCAGGCACGGCATCTTCTCGGCCGTGCATTCGTTGATTTGGGCGAGGCCGAGGAAGGAGGAGCGGTGCTAACCGAGGCGCTGAGTGAGGCCAGAGCAACGGGCTTGCGCTCCGTTATCGGAGACGTCTTGCAAAGCCTCGCAGTTGCGCGCGGTCACGCCGGCGACATGGCCGGAGCGCGGCCACTCTTTGCAGAGGCATTAGCAATGTTCAGATCGGTCGGCGCAGAGCGCGTGTGTTCACACGTCGCGGGAAATCTCGCCGAAGCGGAGTTCCACGAAGGCAATGCCGGCGAGGCGCTGCAGTTGGAGAACGAGGCGCTCACAATCTATCGCTCGTTCAATCACAAGCTCGGCGCAGCAATTTCGCTGTGCAACATTGCGGCATATCTCATCGCGCTCGGGCGCTACGAAGACGCCCGCGCTTCGGCTCGAGATGGGCTCGCCGCCGCACGCGATGCGCAATGGGAGGCCGGCGTGACATGGGGGCTACAGCATCTCGCAGCGATCGCCGCACTGCGACCGGCCGACGATGACGGCGATGCGCGCGGCGATCGACACCGCGCCGCGCGGCTTGTGGGCTACGTCGATGCGCGTTTAGATGCGATGGAAGCGTTGCGTCAGTACACCGAGCAGCAAGAGCAGGATAAGGTGCTTTTCGCACTGCGCGCCTCAGTTGGCGAGAGCCGGCTTTCGAAACTAATGGCTGAGGGGGCTACCTGGACCGAAGATCAAGCGTTCGGAGAAGCCCTGGCGATCTGA
- a CDS encoding choice-of-anchor tandem repeat GloVer-containing protein, whose translation MRNYAFGRCVTISAALALLAGCSDSQPIGTPDVMRQTLSHAIAHRTSTGPSYHVLYSFAAASDGSAPEAALVAVNNTLYGTTTKGGIIGGVGRGTIFSVSASGNETVLHSFGLPGQHDGWDPMASLIAVNGMLYGTTEFGRRGGTVFKIGTAGKNERVLHGFVPTRGRNPTANLVDVDGTLYGTTTTGGPSNAGTVFGITMSGKWHRLYAFSGSPDGSEPWAGLIGVHGALYGTTFFGGAHGFGTVFSITTSGKERVLHSFAGTPDASEPYANLIEVKGTLYGTTTGGGKAGHGTVFSITTSGEEKVLYSFLGTPDAAVPYGGLIAVNSTLYGVTTQGGTGYPPFGAGTVYSISTNGKKERVLHSFADSPDGAVPYGSLIDLDATLYGTTYLGGNPSCEGGCGTVFSLNL comes from the coding sequence ATGAGAAATTACGCTTTCGGTCGCTGCGTAACAATCAGTGCCGCTCTGGCACTGCTGGCCGGATGCAGCGACTCGCAGCCGATCGGCACGCCGGACGTGATGCGGCAAACGCTGTCGCACGCGATCGCGCATCGTACCTCGACCGGCCCCTCCTACCACGTGCTCTACAGTTTTGCGGCCGCTTCCGACGGCAGTGCGCCTGAAGCCGCTTTGGTCGCGGTGAACAATACGCTCTATGGCACCACAACCAAAGGAGGTATAATAGGGGGTGTAGGCCGGGGAACGATCTTCAGCGTCAGCGCGAGCGGCAACGAGACCGTGCTGCACAGCTTCGGCTTACCCGGCCAACACGACGGCTGGGATCCAATGGCAAGCCTGATCGCCGTGAACGGCATGCTCTACGGCACCACGGAATTTGGCCGCAGGGGCGGCACGGTCTTCAAAATCGGCACTGCTGGCAAGAACGAACGCGTGTTGCACGGTTTCGTTCCCACCCGCGGCAGAAACCCCACCGCGAACTTGGTCGATGTCGATGGCACGCTCTACGGCACCACGACCACCGGCGGCCCCAGCAATGCCGGAACGGTATTCGGGATTACGATGAGCGGTAAGTGGCACAGGCTATACGCCTTCAGCGGCAGCCCCGACGGCTCAGAACCCTGGGCGGGCTTGATCGGCGTACATGGAGCGCTCTACGGAACGACATTCTTCGGCGGCGCGCACGGTTTTGGAACGGTCTTCAGCATCACGACGTCCGGAAAGGAACGGGTGCTGCACTCGTTCGCCGGCACCCCTGATGCATCGGAGCCCTATGCCAATTTGATCGAGGTCAAAGGAACGCTCTACGGCACAACGACCGGTGGAGGGAAGGCCGGGCACGGAACCGTCTTCAGCATCACGACGTCCGGGGAGGAAAAAGTGTTGTACTCGTTCCTCGGCACCCCAGATGCGGCGGTCCCGTATGGAGGCTTGATCGCCGTCAACAGTACCCTGTACGGCGTCACGACCCAGGGCGGCACGGGCTATCCCCCATTCGGAGCTGGCACCGTCTACAGCATCAGCACCAACGGCAAGAAGGAACGTGTGCTGCACTCGTTCGCAGACAGCCCCGATGGGGCTGTGCCTTATGGGAGCTTGATCGACCTGGATGCTACGCTTTACGGGACGACCTATCTGGGCGGCAATCCGTCGTGCGAGGGCGGTTGCGGAACGGTCTTTTCGTTGAACCTGTAG